From Flavobacterium sp. 102, a single genomic window includes:
- the gcvT gene encoding glycine cleavage system aminomethyltransferase GcvT — protein sequence MKNTALSHIHENLGAKMVPFAGYNMPVQYEGVNAEHEIVRNGVGVFDVSHMGEFLLSGENALALIQKVTSNDASVLEIGRAQYSCLPNNDGGIVDDLIVYRMKEDQYLLVVNASNIDKDWNWISTHNDLGVDMRNISEDYSLLAIQGPKAVEAMQSLTSINLSEIKYYHFKVADFAGVSDVIISATGYTGSGGFEIYCKNADAEQVWNKVFEAGAAFGIKPIGLAARDTLRLEMGFCLYGNDINDTTSPLEAGLGWITKFTKTFTNSENLLKQKEAGVTRKLIGFELIERGIPRHDYEIVDADGNNIGIVTSGTMAPSLGKGIGMGYVKTEFAAVDSEIYIQIRNNKVKAKVAKLPFYKK from the coding sequence ATGAAAAACACTGCTTTATCACACATTCATGAAAATTTAGGAGCCAAAATGGTACCATTTGCGGGTTACAACATGCCCGTACAATATGAAGGTGTAAATGCCGAACATGAAATCGTAAGAAATGGCGTGGGCGTTTTTGACGTTTCACACATGGGTGAGTTTTTGCTTTCAGGCGAAAACGCGCTGGCACTAATTCAAAAAGTAACTTCTAATGACGCTTCGGTTCTCGAAATCGGGCGTGCGCAATATTCTTGTTTGCCTAATAATGACGGCGGAATTGTAGATGATTTAATCGTTTACCGAATGAAAGAAGACCAATATCTATTGGTAGTCAATGCCTCAAATATCGACAAAGACTGGAATTGGATTTCAACTCACAATGATTTAGGTGTTGACATGAGAAATATTTCAGAAGACTATTCATTGTTAGCGATACAAGGACCAAAAGCCGTGGAAGCGATGCAATCCTTGACTTCTATCAACTTATCTGAAATCAAATATTATCATTTTAAAGTAGCTGATTTTGCCGGAGTTTCCGACGTAATCATTTCTGCAACTGGTTATACCGGTTCAGGCGGATTTGAAATTTATTGCAAAAATGCTGATGCGGAACAAGTTTGGAACAAAGTATTCGAAGCCGGTGCTGCTTTTGGCATCAAGCCAATTGGTTTAGCAGCTCGTGATACTTTGCGTTTGGAAATGGGATTCTGTTTGTACGGAAATGATATCAATGATACGACTTCTCCTTTAGAAGCCGGTTTGGGTTGGATTACCAAATTCACCAAAACCTTTACCAATTCAGAAAACCTTTTAAAACAAAAAGAAGCCGGTGTTACCCGCAAATTAATTGGTTTCGAATTAATCGAAAGAGGCATTCCGCGTCATGACTACGAAATCGTTGATGCTGACGGAAATAATATTGGAATAGTAACTTCGGGAACTATGGCACCATCTTTAGGTAAAGGAATTGGAATGGGTTATGTTAAAACTGAATTTGCAGCGGTTGACAGCGAGATTTATATCCAAATCAGAAACAATAAAGTAAAAGCGAAAGTGGCCAAATTGCCCTTTTACAAAAAATAA
- the glyA gene encoding serine hydroxymethyltransferase has product MQRDEQIFDLILEEQERQIHGIELIASENFVSDQVMEAAGSVLTNKYAEGYPGKRYYGGCEVVDVIEQIAIDRAKALFGADYVNVQPHSGSQANTAVFAACLKPGDKILGFDLSHGGHLTHGSPVNFSGKLYSPSFYGVEQETGMLNYDKIQEIATKEQPKMIIAGASAYSRDMDFKRFREIADSVGALLLADISHPAGLIAKGLMNDPIPHCHIVTTTTHKTLRGPRGGMIMMGKDFPNPWGLTTPKGEVRMMSHVLDMSVFPGNQGGPLEHIIAAKAVAFGEALSDEFFAYAMQVQKNAKAMAEAFVKRGYHLISGGTDNHMMLIDLRNKNISGKDAEIALGKAEITVNKNMVPFDDKSPFVTSGIRVGTPAITTRGLVENDMETIVDLIDRVLMNSTNEELLAEIGDEVNDMMSERAIFVY; this is encoded by the coding sequence ATGCAACGCGACGAACAAATTTTTGACTTAATTCTTGAAGAACAAGAAAGACAAATTCACGGAATTGAACTTATTGCCTCTGAGAACTTTGTGAGTGATCAGGTAATGGAAGCAGCAGGTTCTGTATTGACAAATAAGTATGCTGAAGGCTATCCAGGTAAAAGATATTACGGTGGCTGCGAAGTAGTAGATGTGATTGAACAAATCGCCATCGATAGAGCAAAAGCTTTATTTGGTGCCGACTATGTAAACGTACAACCACACTCTGGTTCACAAGCCAATACCGCTGTTTTTGCAGCTTGTTTAAAACCGGGAGATAAAATCTTAGGATTCGATTTGTCTCACGGTGGACACTTAACACATGGTTCTCCTGTGAATTTTTCAGGAAAATTGTACTCGCCAAGTTTTTATGGTGTTGAACAAGAAACCGGAATGTTGAATTATGACAAAATCCAAGAAATTGCGACCAAAGAGCAACCTAAAATGATTATTGCCGGAGCTTCTGCGTATTCTCGTGATATGGATTTTAAACGTTTCAGAGAAATTGCGGATAGCGTTGGTGCTTTATTATTAGCCGATATTTCACATCCAGCCGGTTTAATTGCCAAAGGATTAATGAATGACCCAATTCCACATTGTCATATAGTTACCACAACCACTCACAAAACATTGCGCGGACCAAGAGGCGGAATGATTATGATGGGGAAAGATTTTCCAAATCCATGGGGTTTAACTACGCCAAAAGGTGAAGTCAGAATGATGTCACACGTTTTAGATATGTCGGTTTTTCCTGGAAATCAAGGCGGTCCATTGGAACATATTATTGCGGCGAAAGCTGTAGCTTTTGGTGAAGCTCTATCAGATGAGTTCTTCGCTTATGCGATGCAAGTACAGAAAAATGCCAAAGCGATGGCGGAAGCATTCGTTAAAAGAGGTTACCACTTAATCTCAGGCGGAACAGACAATCACATGATGCTGATTGACTTAAGAAACAAAAATATTTCAGGAAAAGATGCCGAAATTGCTTTAGGTAAAGCCGAAATCACGGTGAATAAGAACATGGTGCCGTTTGATGATAAATCACCTTTTGTGACTTCGGGAATTCGCGTTGGAACACCAGCGATTACAACTCGTGGTTTAGTAGAAAACGATATGGAAACCATAGTGGATTTAATCGATAGAGTGTTGATGAATTCGACCAATGAAGAATTATTGGCCGAAATCGGAGATGAAGTAAATGACATGATGAGTGAAAGAGCGATTTTTGTTTATTAA
- the fahA gene encoding fumarylacetoacetase yields the protein MPITTNNPIRKSWLTVPENSDFPIQNIPFGVFLTKEDVITIGTRIGDYAIDLGALQQLNYFEGIDLTDDMFMQDTLNDFISDGKKTWRLVRNRIGDIFDSNNPKLRDNEEHKEIVIFKMEDVEMQLPVLIGDYTDFYSSKEHATNVGKMFRDPANALLPNWLHIPVGYHGRSSTIIPSGIPIHRPMGQTLPNGETSPVFGSSRLVDFELETAFITTDANIMGENIPVTEAEDYIFGMVLLNDWSARDIQKWEYVPLGPFLAKNFASSISPWIVTMDALEPFRCKGPNQEPMPLPYLQQKGKNAFDINLEVYIEPENVEPSLVSKSNFKYMYWSMSQQLAHHTSNGCRVNSGDMMGSGTISGPTPDSFGSMLELTWGGKNPIIMNDGTERKFINDNDTVTMKGYCQNSTIRIGFGEVSTKLLPPFVRK from the coding sequence ATGCCCATTACTACTAACAATCCCATCCGCAAATCTTGGCTTACAGTCCCTGAAAACAGTGACTTCCCAATTCAAAACATTCCTTTTGGTGTATTCTTAACGAAAGAAGATGTTATCACTATTGGAACCAGAATTGGTGATTACGCTATCGATTTGGGTGCTTTACAACAACTTAATTATTTTGAAGGCATCGATTTGACTGATGATATGTTTATGCAAGACACGCTAAACGATTTTATTTCCGACGGCAAAAAAACATGGCGTTTGGTTAGAAACCGAATTGGCGATATTTTCGACAGCAATAATCCAAAACTAAGAGACAACGAAGAACACAAAGAAATCGTGATTTTCAAAATGGAAGATGTTGAAATGCAACTTCCGGTTTTAATTGGCGATTACACCGATTTTTATTCCAGTAAAGAACACGCTACTAACGTTGGCAAAATGTTCCGTGATCCTGCAAATGCTTTATTGCCCAACTGGCTGCATATTCCGGTAGGTTATCATGGAAGAAGTTCTACGATTATTCCATCCGGAATTCCGATTCACCGACCAATGGGACAAACTTTACCTAATGGCGAAACTTCGCCTGTTTTCGGTTCGTCAAGATTAGTAGATTTCGAATTAGAAACGGCTTTTATCACTACTGATGCCAACATCATGGGAGAAAATATTCCTGTTACGGAAGCCGAAGATTATATTTTCGGGATGGTTTTACTAAACGATTGGAGCGCTCGTGATATTCAAAAATGGGAATATGTACCACTTGGACCATTTTTAGCCAAAAACTTTGCCTCGTCAATTTCACCATGGATTGTAACCATGGATGCTTTGGAACCATTCAGATGTAAAGGACCAAATCAAGAACCAATGCCGCTTCCCTATTTGCAACAAAAAGGAAAAAATGCGTTCGATATTAATTTGGAAGTTTATATTGAACCTGAAAATGTAGAACCAAGTTTGGTTTCTAAATCCAATTTCAAGTATATGTATTGGTCCATGTCACAGCAATTGGCACATCACACGTCTAACGGTTGTCGCGTAAATTCAGGTGATATGATGGGTTCTGGAACAATTTCGGGTCCAACACCGGATAGTTTTGGCTCTATGCTCGAATTAACTTGGGGCGGAAAAAATCCTATCATAATGAATGACGGTACCGAACGTAAATTTATCAACGATAATGATACCGTGACTATGAAAGGGTATTGCCAAAACAGTACGATTCGAATTGGTTTTGGTGAAGTTTCTACAAAACTATTACCGCCATTCGTTAGAAAATAA
- a CDS encoding efflux RND transporter periplasmic adaptor subunit → MLKVLCLSSFFIFVSCSKKDDGQIQPTKGNITESVYASGVVKSENQYTVYSTVSGVLQKINVTAGQTIGKGQSLFQIESDKAALNTENARLAYQLSNENNRYIQDKIAEMETKVQAAKDKLALDLSIYNRNKNIKQYNVISEVDYERVELAYKNSKSNYEAAVKQLSQLKSQLKNEQSRNNINLKINEKSQSDFIVKSAITGELFDVLVKEGTLINPQTPLAIIGEKNTYLLELDVDENDMVRVKLGQKLAVTMDSYKGKAFEAIVDKIYPIMDERSRTFKIEAHFTDPPVKLYPNLTAEANIIIQTKQEALTIPKSYLVDNEYVLVNGDEKRKVKIGLSDYQNVEILDGLTPTETIYKPK, encoded by the coding sequence TTGCTGAAAGTTCTCTGTTTATCTTCTTTCTTCATATTTGTTTCATGTTCCAAAAAGGACGATGGTCAAATTCAGCCGACAAAAGGCAACATAACCGAAAGCGTTTATGCATCCGGAGTTGTAAAGTCTGAAAATCAATATACAGTTTATTCAACTGTTAGTGGTGTGTTGCAAAAAATCAATGTTACGGCCGGACAAACCATTGGAAAAGGGCAATCTTTGTTTCAAATTGAAAGCGATAAAGCCGCATTAAATACGGAGAATGCCCGATTGGCTTACCAATTGAGTAATGAAAACAACCGCTACATTCAGGATAAAATTGCTGAAATGGAAACCAAAGTTCAAGCTGCCAAAGACAAACTCGCTTTAGATTTGTCTATCTACAACCGAAATAAAAATATCAAGCAATACAATGTCATATCGGAAGTGGATTATGAGCGTGTAGAATTGGCTTATAAAAACTCAAAATCCAATTACGAAGCCGCAGTAAAGCAATTATCTCAACTAAAATCTCAATTAAAAAATGAGCAAAGCAGAAACAATATCAATCTTAAAATCAATGAAAAATCTCAAAGCGACTTTATTGTAAAGAGTGCCATAACTGGAGAATTATTTGATGTTTTGGTAAAAGAAGGTACTTTGATTAATCCGCAAACACCGTTGGCTATAATTGGAGAAAAAAATACCTACTTACTCGAATTGGATGTTGATGAGAATGACATGGTTCGTGTAAAATTGGGACAAAAATTAGCCGTAACCATGGACAGTTACAAAGGCAAAGCTTTTGAAGCTATAGTTGATAAAATTTATCCGATTATGGACGAGCGTTCTCGAACCTTTAAAATAGAAGCCCATTTTACTGATCCACCGGTAAAATTGTATCCTAATCTTACGGCAGAAGCCAATATTATTATTCAGACCAAACAAGAGGCTTTAACCATTCCCAAAAGTTATTTGGTAGATAATGAATACGTATTGGTCAATGGTGATGAAAAACGCAAAGTAAAAATTGGATTGAGCGATTATCAGAACGTGGAAATTTTGGACGGATTAACACCAACAGAAACCATCTATAAACCTAAGTAG